A genomic region of Paenibacillus sp. PL2-23 contains the following coding sequences:
- a CDS encoding penicillin-binding transpeptidase domain-containing protein yields the protein MVKRIFAAGMMITLVLLVCLGRLAWLQLLPGQAPVHAKPAGGWKRMAVVQRQRSLVLDTGRGDFIDRYGKPITGETYPALALFPIRKEGRGSRDQLAKLASILGVPLEQLEASWDEMLVPQFWGHIRGRAPLRLSKEQAEAIKRLQVEGARVLPYRNRYIDSFDAKHWIGFTSEHPEWLEAEHKDELESGKRSLAEQVGGSGLEKSLDSLLHGIGGTWVSYYMDAQNAPLHGLDMRVSGPHNSYYPLRVVTTVDLELQNRLEAYADQAGLTEGAIVVLDAHNADIAAMVSRPKLHPGQFLTSDGSEWVNHALQAVEPGSIYKLVTAAAALEYRVTDVRETFHCDGEYGKYGLSCWKDGGHGDLSLQEGLAQSCNVVFASLGERLSAEQLQSTAEALGVIGRVGWHKDRPFGPFTRPLRLLEEEEGGRLFVAHPLPRNGGVMAQSGIGQRDVRMTPLQAANVIVTLLHSGKVLEPRLVSEIRYASGERMVGLKTAHAPGHGAPIGGDTAAFLLRGMRAAVEHGTGTSIREGIWTVAGKSGTAETSKGGKSLNHQWFAGYGPVKSPRYAVSVLAANRAIGSGHQATKLFRGAMDIAAALEQERGAGTQKAPGASS from the coding sequence ATGGTAAAAAGAATATTCGCCGCCGGTATGATGATTACCCTCGTTCTGCTTGTATGCCTGGGCAGGCTGGCTTGGCTCCAGCTGCTGCCTGGGCAGGCGCCTGTCCATGCAAAGCCTGCTGGAGGCTGGAAGCGAATGGCGGTGGTGCAGCGTCAGCGCAGCTTGGTGCTGGATACAGGGAGGGGAGATTTCATCGACCGGTATGGCAAGCCCATTACAGGGGAGACCTATCCGGCGCTCGCGTTGTTCCCTATCAGGAAAGAGGGCAGAGGCAGCAGGGATCAGCTGGCCAAGCTGGCTTCTATACTTGGGGTTCCGCTGGAGCAACTGGAAGCGAGCTGGGATGAGATGCTAGTGCCCCAATTTTGGGGGCATATTAGAGGGCGGGCTCCGCTGCGATTAAGCAAGGAGCAGGCGGAGGCAATTAAGCGGCTTCAGGTGGAAGGCGCTCGCGTGCTGCCTTATCGGAATCGCTATATAGACAGCTTTGACGCCAAGCATTGGATTGGATTTACTAGCGAGCATCCGGAATGGCTGGAAGCGGAGCATAAGGATGAGCTGGAGTCGGGCAAGCGCAGCCTTGCCGAGCAAGTGGGCGGCTCTGGCCTTGAGAAGTCATTGGACAGCCTGCTCCATGGCATTGGCGGGACATGGGTCTCTTATTATATGGATGCGCAGAATGCGCCACTGCATGGCCTCGATATGCGAGTGTCGGGCCCGCACAATTCTTATTATCCACTCCGAGTGGTCACTACCGTCGATCTTGAGCTGCAGAACAGGCTGGAAGCTTACGCCGATCAAGCAGGGCTGACAGAAGGCGCCATCGTTGTATTGGATGCGCATAACGCCGATATTGCGGCGATGGTGTCCCGTCCGAAGCTTCATCCGGGGCAATTCCTTACTTCTGACGGGAGCGAGTGGGTCAATCATGCGCTTCAAGCCGTGGAGCCGGGTTCGATCTATAAGCTTGTTACGGCAGCAGCTGCGCTGGAATACAGGGTGACAGACGTCCGAGAAACCTTCCATTGCGACGGCGAATACGGCAAATACGGGTTATCCTGCTGGAAGGATGGCGGGCATGGGGATTTGTCTCTCCAGGAAGGTCTGGCTCAATCCTGTAATGTTGTGTTCGCCTCTCTTGGCGAAAGACTGAGCGCTGAGCAGCTGCAAAGCACAGCTGAAGCGTTAGGCGTAATTGGCCGCGTCGGCTGGCACAAGGATCGGCCGTTTGGTCCTTTCACGAGACCGCTGCGGCTGCTGGAGGAAGAGGAGGGCGGAAGGCTGTTCGTCGCCCATCCCTTGCCGCGTAATGGCGGCGTAATGGCGCAAAGCGGCATTGGGCAGCGGGATGTGCGCATGACGCCTCTGCAGGCGGCCAATGTTATCGTCACGCTGCTTCACAGCGGCAAGGTGCTGGAGCCCAGACTCGTCAGTGAAATTCGGTATGCGTCAGGCGAGCGAATGGTGGGACTGAAGACGGCACATGCCCCAGGCCATGGCGCCCCAATAGGTGGAGACACCGCAGCTTTCCTGCTTCGGGGCATGAGGGCGGCAGTGGAGCATGGGACGGGGACCTCCATTCGCGAGGGTATATGGACTGTCGCGGGCAAATCCGGAACCGCTGAAACCTCCAAAGGCGGTAAGTCGCTTAATCATCAATGGTTTGCCGGGTACGGGCCGGTGAAGTCGCCACGGTACGCGGTTTCTGTGCTAGCCGCCAATCGCGCCATCGGCAGCGGCCATCAGGCGACCAAGCTGTTCAGGGGAGCAATGGATATAGCAGCAGCCCTGGAACAGGAAAGAGGCGCAGGCACACAGAAGGCTCCTGGAGCATCTTCGTAA
- a CDS encoding methyl-accepting chemotaxis protein: MSDMKKWSSKLRSGMSTASKKAVQYWGHLAPAARKIGKGASSATKQAGETLKTTPFSVLVKSVGTKLFIINFLSIIVCVLTVGIIAYTQSKNLVEKNVSEASFQTVTQVTTNLDNVFKAYEDLTLQVLIDKDIMSNLNIIVKAENDFDALTANRLISDRLNNYVMGNRDIQGAALIPSNPGSPVISIGGNSGKRISDLVESPWFKATLEQGGKAFWIEPQEGGIIVSNNRESIAISRAIKTSYENEVFVLVMEINSNSIVNQFKDVQFGEGSTVSIVNGSGSYVVNEDFSVLGEPHLVQLPTEGKEAAQGSDKMETADGEAVLAAYQTSELSGWRFVATIPVKQLVKDADIIRNLTVLMVLIAAVIATGIGYLVVRTIAQPLRQLRNLMVEGSKGNLTVRSTLQERSDEIGELSDSFNEMMGQITALAKQTTKSAAEVLLTAHDLTDASKRTAIAAKEIAVATEEIANGATSLAVEAERGSDITTHMNDQMKSVIGANGQMAESAVEVEKASEQGTTYMSQLIQKTGMTEEMTRSMVEKVDALKDSTGSIVKILDVLNNLTKQTNILSLNATIEAARAGAAGKGFMVVADEIRKLADQSRQSIDVVGQITAKIQGEIEETVQVLSEAYPLFQEQISSVREANHIFLSVRGQMGQFVEKLELATQSINELNQSQIVLSDAMTSVSAVAEEASATSEEVASLSSEQLGISEGLVVLSEKLDSVSKGLQESLSRFKVE; this comes from the coding sequence ATGTCAGACATGAAGAAGTGGAGTAGCAAATTACGATCCGGTATGTCGACTGCATCCAAGAAAGCGGTTCAATACTGGGGTCATCTTGCTCCTGCAGCGCGGAAGATCGGCAAGGGCGCCTCAAGCGCGACCAAGCAGGCGGGAGAAACGTTAAAAACCACTCCATTCTCCGTACTGGTGAAGTCCGTAGGGACAAAGCTGTTCATTATTAATTTCTTGAGTATTATTGTATGCGTGTTGACGGTGGGCATCATTGCATACACGCAGTCGAAAAACCTCGTCGAAAAAAATGTATCGGAAGCGAGCTTCCAAACTGTAACCCAAGTGACAACCAACCTGGACAATGTGTTTAAGGCGTACGAGGACTTAACGCTGCAGGTGCTCATTGACAAAGACATCATGAGCAATCTGAACATTATTGTCAAAGCGGAAAACGACTTTGACGCTTTAACGGCCAATCGCCTCATTTCGGATCGACTGAACAACTATGTGATGGGCAATCGAGATATACAGGGCGCAGCGCTCATCCCTAGCAATCCGGGTAGCCCGGTTATATCAATCGGGGGCAACAGCGGCAAAAGAATCTCTGATCTCGTAGAGAGCCCATGGTTCAAAGCGACGTTGGAGCAGGGAGGCAAGGCGTTCTGGATCGAGCCGCAGGAAGGCGGCATCATCGTATCCAATAACAGGGAATCCATTGCCATTAGTCGCGCTATCAAAACTTCATACGAAAATGAAGTGTTTGTGCTTGTTATGGAAATTAACAGCAATTCCATCGTGAACCAGTTCAAGGATGTGCAGTTCGGGGAAGGCAGCACGGTGTCCATCGTCAACGGAAGTGGCAGCTATGTCGTCAATGAAGACTTTAGTGTTCTTGGCGAGCCTCATCTGGTTCAGCTCCCGACGGAGGGTAAGGAAGCGGCGCAGGGCAGTGACAAGATGGAGACGGCAGACGGAGAAGCCGTGCTGGCCGCTTATCAGACATCGGAACTGTCCGGATGGCGGTTTGTAGCCACGATTCCGGTCAAGCAGCTTGTAAAGGATGCCGATATTATTCGCAACCTTACAGTTCTTATGGTTCTGATCGCAGCTGTTATCGCGACGGGAATTGGCTACCTCGTCGTGCGTACGATTGCCCAGCCGCTCAGGCAGCTTCGCAATCTGATGGTGGAGGGCTCCAAGGGCAACTTGACAGTGCGCTCAACACTGCAGGAGCGTTCTGATGAGATTGGCGAGCTGTCTGACAGCTTCAACGAAATGATGGGCCAAATTACAGCGCTGGCCAAACAAACGACCAAATCAGCGGCTGAGGTGCTGCTGACCGCACATGACTTGACCGACGCCTCCAAGAGAACTGCGATTGCCGCCAAGGAAATTGCAGTCGCGACGGAGGAGATTGCGAACGGCGCAACAAGTCTGGCGGTAGAGGCAGAACGAGGCAGCGATATTACGACACATATGAATGATCAGATGAAAAGCGTCATCGGCGCAAATGGGCAGATGGCTGAGTCCGCTGTAGAGGTGGAGAAGGCGAGCGAGCAAGGAACCACTTATATGAGCCAGCTCATTCAGAAGACGGGCATGACAGAAGAGATGACAAGATCGATGGTAGAGAAGGTAGACGCGCTGAAGGACAGCACGGGCTCCATTGTCAAAATTTTGGACGTGCTGAACAATCTGACGAAGCAGACCAACATTCTGTCGCTCAACGCCACTATTGAGGCCGCGCGCGCAGGCGCTGCGGGCAAAGGCTTTATGGTTGTTGCGGACGAAATCCGGAAGCTAGCCGATCAGTCCAGACAGTCGATTGATGTAGTAGGCCAGATAACGGCGAAAATTCAAGGCGAAATCGAAGAAACGGTACAAGTTCTGTCAGAGGCGTATCCGCTGTTCCAGGAGCAGATTTCGTCCGTCAGGGAAGCCAACCACATCTTCTTGAGCGTACGCGGCCAGATGGGCCAGTTCGTCGAGAAGCTGGAGCTGGCGACCCAATCCATCAATGAGCTGAACCAATCGCAGATCGTATTGTCGGATGCGATGACCAGCGTAAGCGCGGTTGCGGAGGAAGCGTCGGCCACCTCAGAGGAGGTTGCGTCGCTTAGCAGCGAACAGCTCGGCATCAGCGAGGGCCTCGTTGTCCTGTCTGAGAAGCTGGATTCGGTGTCGAAGGGACTTCAGGAGTCGTTGTCAAGATTCAAAGTGGAATAA
- a CDS encoding methyl-accepting chemotaxis protein, with the protein MAEKEKKTWKQLLNRNADGKQKNENGNKKAKGPLKGSKGAASKPKMAVNAFEGMNWVNPLKSVGVKLFIAIFVSILACVLTVGLLAYSEAKTLVERKVSDASLQTITQVAHNLDIIYNTYEDTSLQILIDKEFHSLVGVMASNVDDYSRFEASRKLNDKMQAFTLGNSAIKGIMLLPVNDKLPTLTSGSAQMSRAQVLMESEWYKKTIELNGKVNWIVPQPGGLSIQSSKPTFGLSRMLKDSVSSQASYMLLFEMEVASLMDQYESVVLGDDSQIHIIDSTGHFVAHTDPAMIGQPSQLELPMEGDEAMHGQKKIHTADQGEALAVFKGFESMDWRLVGTIPVNELVKDASSIRTLTWITVAAAAVLAIGIGMVIILTIAKPLVQICALMMEGARGNLSVRSTIKKRQDEIGTLSTSFNQMMEQITELALQTTRSAEQVLQTASNLTEASRKTSASAKEIAVATEEIANGATSLAVEAERGNELTSHINDQMQQVIEANSEMVESASKVENASKQGTAYMSGLMNKTAATEGMTRSMVEKVDALKESTGSIVKILDVLNNLTKQTNILSLNATIEAARAGAAGKGFMVVADEIRKLADQSRQSIDVVAQITERIRSEIDETVNVLSDAYPLFQEQIVSVKEANEIFLTVQEQMSQFAQRLDGVTSSVGRLDESQAVMAEAMTNVSAVAEEASATSQEVASLSSEQLSVSENLVDLSEKLDAVSRGLSESLSRFKIHS; encoded by the coding sequence ATGGCTGAGAAGGAGAAAAAAACGTGGAAGCAGCTGTTGAACAGAAACGCTGACGGGAAGCAAAAAAATGAAAACGGTAACAAAAAAGCGAAGGGGCCCTTGAAGGGAAGCAAGGGGGCGGCGTCTAAACCGAAGATGGCTGTCAATGCTTTCGAGGGCATGAACTGGGTTAATCCGCTCAAGTCCGTCGGCGTGAAGCTGTTTATCGCGATCTTCGTAAGCATTCTGGCATGCGTGTTGACCGTAGGCCTATTGGCTTATTCCGAAGCCAAGACGCTCGTGGAGCGAAAGGTGTCCGACGCCAGCCTTCAGACCATTACGCAAGTCGCACATAACCTGGATATTATCTATAACACATATGAGGATACCAGTCTTCAGATTCTGATTGACAAGGAGTTTCATTCACTCGTTGGGGTGATGGCGAGCAATGTGGATGATTACTCTAGATTCGAAGCTTCGCGAAAGCTGAATGACAAGATGCAAGCATTTACGCTTGGCAACAGCGCAATTAAGGGCATAATGCTGCTTCCGGTGAACGATAAGCTGCCGACTCTGACGTCGGGTTCGGCCCAAATGTCGCGAGCTCAGGTATTGATGGAATCGGAATGGTACAAAAAGACGATTGAGCTGAACGGAAAAGTGAATTGGATCGTGCCGCAGCCCGGCGGACTGTCTATCCAGTCGTCGAAGCCGACGTTCGGACTAAGCCGTATGCTTAAGGATTCTGTATCAAGCCAAGCCAGCTACATGCTGCTGTTCGAGATGGAAGTTGCCTCGCTGATGGATCAATATGAGAGTGTAGTGCTTGGAGATGACAGCCAGATCCACATCATCGACAGTACGGGCCATTTCGTCGCTCATACGGATCCTGCAATGATTGGACAGCCAAGCCAGCTAGAGCTGCCTATGGAAGGCGACGAAGCCATGCACGGCCAGAAAAAAATACATACGGCCGATCAAGGCGAAGCGCTGGCCGTGTTCAAGGGCTTCGAATCTATGGATTGGCGTCTGGTGGGCACCATTCCGGTCAATGAGCTCGTGAAGGACGCGAGCTCGATCCGAACGTTGACATGGATTACAGTTGCGGCCGCGGCAGTGCTTGCGATCGGTATTGGCATGGTCATCATTCTGACCATCGCGAAGCCACTTGTCCAGATATGCGCGCTGATGATGGAAGGCGCTCGCGGCAACTTGTCCGTCCGCTCTACAATCAAGAAACGCCAGGATGAGATTGGTACGCTCAGCACCAGCTTTAACCAGATGATGGAGCAAATTACGGAGCTTGCCCTTCAGACGACGCGTTCGGCAGAGCAGGTGCTGCAGACAGCATCCAATCTGACAGAGGCATCTCGCAAAACGTCGGCCTCCGCCAAAGAAATTGCCGTCGCTACCGAGGAGATCGCGAACGGAGCCACCAGCCTGGCGGTAGAAGCAGAGAGAGGCAATGAGCTGACAAGCCATATTAATGATCAAATGCAGCAGGTGATTGAAGCGAACAGCGAGATGGTAGAGTCCGCTTCCAAGGTGGAGAACGCAAGTAAGCAAGGCACGGCTTATATGAGCGGACTTATGAACAAAACGGCTGCAACCGAGGGGATGACCCGTTCCATGGTGGAGAAGGTCGACGCGCTCAAGGAAAGCACAGGCTCTATCGTCAAAATATTGGACGTGCTTAACAATCTAACGAAGCAAACCAACATTCTATCCTTGAATGCAACGATCGAAGCGGCGCGAGCAGGCGCCGCAGGCAAAGGCTTTATGGTTGTAGCGGACGAAATTCGGAAGCTGGCCGATCAATCCAGACAATCAATTGACGTCGTTGCTCAAATTACCGAAAGAATCCGCTCGGAAATTGATGAGACGGTCAACGTCTTGTCGGATGCCTATCCGCTGTTCCAGGAGCAGATTGTTTCGGTGAAGGAAGCCAACGAAATATTCCTCACTGTACAGGAGCAAATGAGCCAATTCGCACAGCGGCTGGATGGGGTGACAAGCTCAGTTGGCCGTTTGGACGAGTCGCAGGCTGTTATGGCAGAGGCGATGACGAATGTCAGCGCAGTCGCCGAAGAAGCGTCCGCGACGTCCCAGGAGGTTGCATCCCTCAGCAGCGAGCAGCTTAGTGTCAGCGAGAACCTGGTGGATCTGTCGGAGAAGCTGGATGCCGTCTCTCGCGGATTGTCTGAATCGCTTTCCCGTTTTAAAATCCATTCATGA
- a CDS encoding U32 family peptidase: MTAGTRTAPRYQGKRHRLDRPELLAPAGNLEKLKFAIHYGADAVYIGGQKYGLRSNADNFSFAEMKEGVEFANRYGAKVFVATNIYAHNEDIEGLEDYLRSLEEAGIAAIIAADPIIIETAQRVAPKLEVHLSTQQSTMNWQAVKFWKDEGLPRVVLARETSFEEIAEIKKHVDIEIEAFIHGAMCSSYSGRCVLSNHFTDRDSNRGGCCQSCRWKYDLFQDDAPMNEQGEDQFTMGSKDLCMIDYLPELIEVGVDSFKIEGRMKSIHYVATVVNVYRQAIDSYFANPEGYEVKQEWIDEMNKAANRPLNTGFFLDAPGAEDHIYEPEEKAAPYDFAGIVLDYDECTGFATLQQRNHFKPGQEVEFVGPGGTFFKQTVTELTDLEGNALDAARHPLQHVRIRTLKPVKAMDMMRKRIR, encoded by the coding sequence ATGACAGCAGGAACAAGAACAGCGCCGCGTTACCAGGGCAAGAGGCATCGCCTGGACAGGCCGGAGCTTCTGGCGCCGGCAGGCAATCTCGAGAAGCTGAAGTTCGCGATTCATTACGGAGCGGACGCTGTATATATCGGCGGGCAGAAATACGGCCTTCGTTCCAATGCGGATAATTTCAGCTTCGCGGAAATGAAGGAAGGCGTTGAATTCGCCAATCGGTACGGCGCCAAAGTGTTCGTCGCCACCAATATTTATGCGCATAACGAGGATATTGAAGGGCTGGAGGACTATCTTCGCAGCCTGGAGGAAGCCGGAATAGCCGCAATTATCGCGGCGGATCCTATCATTATTGAGACCGCTCAGCGTGTGGCGCCGAAGCTGGAGGTGCATCTCAGCACCCAGCAATCCACGATGAACTGGCAGGCGGTGAAGTTCTGGAAGGATGAAGGCCTTCCTCGCGTCGTGCTGGCACGGGAAACCAGCTTCGAGGAAATTGCGGAAATAAAAAAACACGTCGATATTGAGATCGAAGCGTTTATTCATGGTGCGATGTGCTCGTCGTATTCGGGACGATGCGTATTATCGAACCACTTCACCGACCGCGACTCCAATCGCGGCGGCTGCTGCCAGTCCTGCAGATGGAAATATGATCTGTTCCAGGACGACGCGCCGATGAATGAGCAGGGCGAGGATCAATTCACCATGGGCTCTAAGGATCTGTGTATGATTGATTATTTGCCGGAGCTAATCGAGGTGGGCGTCGACAGCTTCAAGATCGAAGGCCGGATGAAGAGCATTCATTACGTGGCGACGGTCGTGAATGTATACCGTCAGGCCATCGACTCGTATTTCGCCAATCCGGAGGGCTACGAGGTCAAGCAGGAGTGGATTGATGAGATGAACAAGGCCGCAAACCGGCCGCTTAATACCGGCTTCTTCCTGGACGCGCCTGGGGCTGAGGATCATATCTATGAGCCTGAGGAGAAAGCGGCGCCGTATGATTTCGCCGGCATTGTGCTGGATTACGATGAGTGTACGGGCTTCGCAACGCTGCAGCAGCGCAATCACTTCAAGCCAGGCCAAGAGGTGGAGTTCGTAGGACCCGGCGGCACATTCTTCAAGCAGACCGTTACGGAGCTTACCGATCTGGAAGGCAACGCGCTGGATGCGGCCAGGCATCCGCTGCAGCATGTCCGGATTCGCACGCTTAAGCCTGTGAAGGCGATGGACATGATGAGGAAGCGGATTCGCTAG
- a CDS encoding peptidase U32 family protein: MAYKPELLVTASGMEELQRLMEAGADAFVIGEARYGSRLAGEFTLDMIREAASILHARDKRIYVAINNLIDNKTLETLPQYMEGLHEAKVDGIVFGDPAVLMAAKAHAPGIALHWNAEMTSTNYATAEYWARRGASRFVVAREINMEQIEEMKAKSKLALQVQVHGMTNIYHSKRTLVNSYLDHKGQEQGGREVDRERGLYLMEAERPDERYPIYEDANGTHIMSSDDICMLENLHELLVICVDSLKIEGILKSIEYNEVVVKAYRQAIDAYLADPEGYEFQEEWLDAIRDVQDPKRELTYGFFYKEQVY; this comes from the coding sequence ATGGCATACAAACCTGAGCTGCTGGTTACCGCATCCGGTATGGAGGAGCTGCAGCGTCTTATGGAGGCTGGAGCGGACGCCTTCGTCATCGGAGAAGCGCGTTACGGCTCCAGACTAGCCGGCGAATTCACGCTGGACATGATTCGCGAAGCGGCTTCTATCCTCCATGCGCGGGATAAGCGTATCTATGTAGCCATTAACAACCTTATCGACAACAAGACGCTTGAGACTCTTCCCCAATATATGGAGGGCTTGCACGAGGCGAAGGTAGACGGGATCGTATTCGGCGATCCCGCCGTGCTGATGGCAGCCAAGGCCCATGCGCCAGGCATCGCGCTGCATTGGAACGCCGAGATGACGTCGACGAACTACGCGACCGCGGAATATTGGGCTCGCCGCGGCGCTTCGCGCTTTGTTGTGGCACGCGAAATCAATATGGAGCAAATCGAGGAGATGAAGGCGAAGTCGAAGCTGGCGCTTCAGGTGCAGGTGCATGGCATGACTAATATTTATCATTCCAAACGCACGCTGGTGAACAGCTATCTGGATCATAAGGGGCAGGAGCAGGGGGGCCGCGAGGTCGACAGGGAGCGGGGACTCTATCTGATGGAGGCGGAGCGGCCGGATGAGCGCTATCCGATCTATGAGGACGCCAACGGCACCCATATTATGAGCTCAGACGATATCTGTATGCTGGAAAACCTGCATGAGCTGCTGGTAATTTGTGTCGACAGCCTAAAAATAGAAGGCATATTGAAATCAATCGAGTATAATGAAGTAGTCGTCAAAGCCTATCGACAGGCCATCGACGCCTATCTAGCAGACCCGGAGGGGTATGAGTTCCAGGAGGAGTGGCTGGACGCCATTCGCGACGTACAAGATCCGAAGCGTGAGCTGACGTATGGATTTTTCTATAAGGAACAGGTGTATTAA
- the mltG gene encoding endolytic transglycosylase MltG: MDTTEETQKQHKGKKRKKNRGPRRWLINLWVALSLLGIMLIIVGSAAFYVWNSLQPTADGEAKQVTIARGMSANSVADVLEENGIIKNGFVFSYFLQFKDEGSRFQAGTYELTPGMPIDSIIAKLNAGDIIQEETVKFTIPEGLTVLQIADKLAAEGIVDRTAFLELAETKRSWGDAEAARGIPDSAALHKRLEGYLFPDTYEMKKGSTEEEILIRLLTETDRKLATLPDDWQDTMEASGRTLHEILTIASLVEREVVVDEERALVAGVIYNRLSLPMRLQIDATVQYALDTPKQVLSLADLEIDSPYNTYKIDGLPPGPIASPSLASIQAALYPADTTYLFYVTKKDGTQTHLFAETFSEHQRNIARSEQSAK; encoded by the coding sequence TTGGATACGACGGAAGAGACGCAGAAGCAGCATAAGGGTAAAAAACGCAAAAAAAACAGGGGACCGCGCCGCTGGCTGATCAACTTATGGGTAGCGCTCAGCCTGCTTGGCATTATGCTTATCATAGTGGGCAGCGCGGCATTCTATGTATGGAATAGCCTTCAGCCGACAGCCGATGGCGAAGCCAAGCAGGTGACGATTGCGCGGGGCATGTCCGCCAATTCGGTAGCCGACGTGCTTGAAGAGAATGGCATCATCAAAAACGGCTTTGTTTTTAGTTATTTTTTGCAATTCAAGGATGAGGGCTCACGCTTCCAGGCTGGGACTTACGAGCTGACGCCGGGCATGCCAATCGACAGTATTATCGCTAAGCTTAACGCGGGTGACATTATCCAGGAGGAAACGGTCAAATTTACGATACCGGAAGGCCTGACCGTCCTGCAAATTGCCGATAAGCTGGCGGCGGAAGGTATTGTCGATCGAACGGCCTTCCTGGAGCTGGCGGAGACGAAGCGCTCATGGGGCGATGCCGAAGCGGCGCGGGGCATTCCTGATTCGGCCGCTCTTCATAAGCGTCTGGAAGGTTACTTGTTCCCAGATACCTATGAAATGAAAAAAGGAAGCACCGAGGAAGAAATATTGATTCGGCTGCTGACCGAAACGGACCGCAAGCTGGCCACCTTGCCGGATGATTGGCAGGATACGATGGAAGCGTCCGGACGTACGCTGCATGAAATATTGACGATCGCTTCGCTTGTGGAGCGCGAGGTCGTTGTGGACGAGGAGCGGGCGCTTGTCGCTGGTGTGATCTACAACCGGCTAAGCCTGCCAATGAGGCTGCAGATCGACGCTACCGTACAGTATGCGCTGGATACGCCGAAGCAGGTGCTGTCGCTTGCGGATCTGGAGATCGACAGTCCATATAATACGTACAAAATAGACGGATTGCCGCCTGGCCCGATCGCAAGCCCAAGTCTGGCCTCCATCCAAGCCGCGCTGTATCCGGCGGATACGACCTATTTGTTCTATGTAACGAAAAAGGATGGCACCCAAACCCATCTATTCGCTGAGACCTTCAGTGAGCATCAGCGCAATATTGCGAGAAGCGAGCAATCCGCCAAATAA
- a CDS encoding DUF1292 domain-containing protein, whose protein sequence is MPEREGQSPVRLNRLQELFGGEIELVSEDGATEVYLIKAEFQFGDQAYAALQNDAMRAEDEVELLRIRLEDGEPHLESIEDDEEWENVSEAYDDMMFAGDERP, encoded by the coding sequence ATGCCGGAGAGAGAGGGTCAGTCTCCCGTTAGGTTGAACCGGCTGCAGGAGCTGTTCGGCGGCGAGATCGAGCTCGTGTCCGAGGACGGCGCGACGGAAGTGTATCTTATCAAGGCGGAATTTCAATTCGGCGATCAGGCATATGCGGCCCTGCAGAATGATGCAATGCGCGCCGAGGATGAAGTGGAGCTGCTTCGTATTCGATTGGAGGACGGGGAACCGCATCTGGAGTCCATCGAAGACGATGAAGAATGGGAGAACGTCTCCGAAGCGTATGACGACATGATGTTCGCGGGCGACGAGCGTCCATAA
- a CDS encoding DUF1292 domain-containing protein: protein MTKDDMQYEEPEIIYIPDEEGNEEEFEVIMKFEVDGSDQKYMMVVPLIGADEEEDEVYAFRYEEEGDDLKLYTIEDEEEWSMVEETFNTLLGELEEQD, encoded by the coding sequence ATGACAAAGGACGACATGCAGTACGAAGAGCCGGAAATCATATACATTCCGGATGAAGAGGGCAACGAAGAAGAATTCGAGGTCATCATGAAATTCGAGGTAGATGGTTCGGATCAGAAATATATGATGGTTGTTCCGCTCATTGGCGCGGACGAAGAGGAAGACGAGGTATACGCGTTCCGCTATGAGGAAGAAGGCGACGATCTTAAGCTGTATACGATCGAAGACGAGGAAGAGTGGAGCATGGTCGAAGAGACGTTCAACACGCTTCTCGGCGAGCTGGAGGAGCAGGACTAA
- the ruvX gene encoding Holliday junction resolvase RuvX, which yields MRVMGIDYGDRNIGVAVSDAFRWTAQGLTVVEKRRDGGELDRLAELVKEHEVSEIVVGLPKNMNGSVGPRGEICIAFAEQIGQKLEIPVHLWDERLTTVAAERTLLEADVSRKKRKQVIDKMAAALILQNYLDSNTKR from the coding sequence ATGAGAGTAATGGGGATTGACTATGGAGACCGCAATATCGGCGTGGCGGTAAGCGACGCGTTCAGATGGACGGCGCAAGGCCTGACCGTTGTGGAGAAGCGGCGAGACGGCGGCGAGCTGGACCGGCTTGCGGAGCTTGTCAAGGAGCACGAGGTTTCCGAGATTGTAGTAGGCTTACCGAAAAATATGAATGGATCCGTCGGCCCGCGTGGCGAAATTTGCATCGCATTTGCCGAGCAGATTGGGCAGAAGCTAGAAATACCAGTTCACCTTTGGGATGAAAGGCTGACAACGGTAGCAGCCGAGCGAACGCTCCTGGAAGCGGACGTCAGCCGCAAGAAGCGAAAGCAAGTCATAGACAAAATGGCCGCAGCGCTCATTTTGCAAAATTATCTCGATTCTAATACGAAAAGGTGA